A stretch of Myxococcus hansupus DNA encodes these proteins:
- a CDS encoding dihydrofolate reductase family protein: MRKLKYHVATSVDGFIAHEDDTYGAFMQKRLIEDSEHVMDFIASLATYTTALMGRRTYEVGLKEGVTDPYAKMDTYVFSRTMKESPNPRVTLVADDAVGEVRRLKAQEGGDIYLSGGGAFAGVLFAEGLIDEVLLKVNPLILGAGIPLVSSLRTVVDLELKSTKVYGNGVLLLRYAVIPKPA; encoded by the coding sequence ATGCGAAAGCTCAAGTACCACGTTGCCACCAGCGTCGACGGTTTCATCGCCCACGAGGACGACACGTACGGCGCGTTCATGCAGAAGCGGCTCATTGAAGACAGCGAACACGTGATGGATTTCATCGCGTCGCTGGCGACCTATACGACGGCGCTCATGGGGCGCCGCACCTACGAGGTCGGCCTCAAGGAAGGCGTGACGGACCCGTACGCGAAGATGGACACCTACGTCTTCAGCCGCACGATGAAGGAGAGCCCGAATCCTCGGGTGACGTTGGTGGCGGACGACGCGGTCGGCGAGGTCCGGCGCCTGAAGGCCCAGGAGGGCGGCGACATCTACCTGTCCGGTGGCGGCGCGTTCGCGGGGGTGCTGTTCGCCGAGGGCTTGATTGACGAGGTCCTGCTCAAGGTGAACCCGCTGATTCTCGGCGCGGGCATCCCGCTGGTGTCGTCGCTGCGGACCGTGGTGGACCTGGAGCTGAAGTCCACCAAGGTCTACGGCAACGGCGTGCTGCTGCTGCGCTACGCCGTCATACCGAAGCCGGCGTAG
- a CDS encoding TenA family transcriptional regulator has product MPSVLQELAHPEATTRRYSPPALTPTAHPLWLEAMLESLRDDWNTACWPPLFRDTADGKHPPLCQWQRVLSNFFVIVESFPKYMGLSLAKTTYGQRPGDASARRWLLQNLGVEAKHAEWYIDWLRGVGVDPATVFAQPPLPEVRALHEYLLDTCAHGTLAEGVAASNWAVEGITGVWTREVAEPFRAYAADGARIDAHSMMWLKVHARYDDLHPEEALEIIKLSTDVGTGEPFRVQAAARKSLRMYAAALHACCNG; this is encoded by the coding sequence ATGCCGTCCGTCTTGCAGGAACTGGCGCACCCGGAAGCCACGACCCGCCGTTACAGCCCCCCCGCCCTCACGCCCACCGCGCATCCCCTCTGGTTGGAGGCAATGCTGGAGTCCCTGCGCGACGACTGGAACACCGCCTGCTGGCCGCCGCTGTTTCGCGACACCGCCGACGGCAAGCACCCGCCGCTGTGTCAGTGGCAGCGGGTGTTGTCGAACTTCTTCGTCATCGTGGAGTCCTTCCCCAAGTACATGGGCCTGTCCTTGGCGAAGACGACCTACGGCCAGCGCCCGGGCGACGCGAGCGCCCGCCGCTGGTTGTTGCAGAACCTGGGCGTCGAGGCGAAACACGCCGAGTGGTACATCGACTGGCTGCGTGGCGTGGGCGTTGACCCGGCCACCGTCTTCGCCCAGCCGCCGCTGCCGGAGGTCCGGGCGCTGCACGAGTACCTGCTCGACACGTGCGCGCACGGCACGCTGGCCGAAGGGGTGGCCGCGTCCAACTGGGCCGTGGAGGGCATCACCGGCGTGTGGACCCGGGAGGTGGCGGAGCCCTTCCGCGCCTACGCCGCGGACGGCGCGCGCATCGATGCGCACTCGATGATGTGGCTCAAGGTCCACGCGCGTTATGACGACCTGCACCCGGAGGAGGCGCTGGAAATCATCAAGCTGTCCACCGACGTGGGCACCGGGGAGCCCTTCCGCGTCCAGGCCGCCGCGCGCAAGTCGTTGCGGATGTACGCCGCGGCGCTCCACGCCTGCTGCAACGGCTGA
- the bioB gene encoding biotin synthase BioB, whose amino-acid sequence MPDTVTASSESFSGHAHVAAPPPSGVDVRHDWSLAEVKALYELPLLDLVHRAQTVHRAVFVDNKVQLCSLLSIKTGGCPEDCSYCPQAARYKTGVKAEKLMAVPEVLDAASKARAAGATRFCMGAAWREVKDGPQFDSVLEMVRGVRALGMEACATLGMLSDSQAKRLREAGLSAYNHNLDTSPEHYGDIISTRTFEDRLRTLNRVRDAGISVCCGGIIGMGESVEDRCNLLRTLSNQEHHPESVPINALVAVEGTPLQEQQRVETVDMVRTIATARILMPQSMVRLSAGRQQMNEEAQLLCMMAGANSLFFGEKLLTTGNPEYTQDMALLEKAGIRPLEPRQEG is encoded by the coding sequence ATGCCCGACACCGTCACCGCCTCCAGCGAGTCCTTCTCCGGCCATGCCCATGTCGCCGCGCCGCCGCCCTCGGGCGTGGACGTGCGTCACGACTGGTCCCTGGCCGAGGTGAAGGCGCTCTACGAGCTGCCGCTGCTGGACCTGGTGCACCGGGCGCAGACGGTCCACCGGGCGGTGTTCGTGGACAACAAGGTGCAGCTCTGTTCGCTGCTGTCCATCAAGACGGGTGGCTGCCCGGAGGACTGCTCCTACTGCCCGCAGGCCGCGCGCTACAAGACGGGCGTCAAGGCGGAGAAGCTGATGGCGGTGCCGGAGGTGCTGGACGCCGCGTCCAAGGCCCGCGCCGCCGGAGCCACCCGTTTCTGCATGGGCGCCGCATGGCGTGAGGTGAAGGACGGTCCGCAATTCGACAGTGTGCTGGAGATGGTGCGCGGCGTGCGCGCGCTGGGCATGGAGGCGTGCGCCACGTTGGGCATGCTCTCCGACAGCCAGGCGAAGCGCCTGCGCGAGGCCGGCCTGTCCGCCTACAACCACAACCTGGACACCTCGCCCGAGCACTACGGCGACATCATCTCCACCCGGACGTTCGAGGACCGCCTGCGCACCCTCAACCGCGTGCGTGACGCCGGCATCTCCGTGTGCTGCGGCGGCATCATCGGCATGGGCGAGTCGGTGGAGGACCGCTGCAACCTGCTGCGCACGCTGTCCAACCAGGAGCACCACCCGGAGTCGGTGCCCATCAACGCGCTGGTGGCGGTGGAGGGCACGCCGCTCCAGGAGCAGCAGCGCGTGGAGACGGTGGACATGGTGCGGACCATCGCCACGGCGCGCATCCTGATGCCGCAGTCCATGGTGCGCCTGTCCGCGGGCCGGCAGCAGATGAACGAAGAGGCGCAGCTTCTGTGCATGATGGCGGGCGCCAACTCGCTCTTCTTCGGCGAGAAGCTGCTCACCACCGGCAACCCGGAGTACACCCAGGACATGGCCCTGTTGGAGAAGGCGGGCATCCGCCCCCTGGAGCCGCGTCAGGAAGGTTGA
- a CDS encoding GlsB/YeaQ/YmgE family stress response membrane protein, with translation MGIIAFLVIGLLAGLIARALMPGNQSMGLLATTLLGIAGSFVGGFISSLFRSDGRVFDLHPTGLLFSVLGALLVLFLVGLAGRGRRVHV, from the coding sequence ATGGGGATTATCGCGTTCCTGGTCATCGGCCTTCTGGCGGGTCTCATTGCCCGCGCGCTCATGCCGGGCAACCAGTCCATGGGACTGCTTGCCACGACGCTGCTGGGTATCGCCGGCTCCTTCGTGGGCGGCTTTATCTCGTCGCTGTTCCGCAGTGACGGCCGTGTGTTCGATCTGCACCCGACGGGTCTTCTCTTCTCCGTCCTGGGCGCACTCCTGGTGCTGTTCCTCGTCGGCCTGGCGGGCAGGGGACGCCGCGTCCACGTCTAG
- a CDS encoding glycosyl hydrolase family 18 protein has product MKRHFTWFMLAVGVHLSACGNESIAEGLSPRDFAPEDAAPVHAEAVADDAATLYEDALGPGWVDWSWATRNLAATSPVASGTRAISVTFGPWTGLYLHHTGVSTTGLEFIEFQVHGGATTNPALTAYATVGNQARPTVSINRYCDGGAIKAGAWTRCRVPLTALNVANVTMDGLAIQEGAGRNLPVMAFDSLRLGSSTLPAPGNVKAVASASDVSLTWNTVSGATGYHVYRATSQTGTYTKRTTSPLTNTTYRDAGLTAGATYWYAVTAVSGGGEGLRSAPISATVSNPQQQVAITVSPTSASLALGASRAFAATVTGSSNTGVTWSVQQGPTGGTITSSGQYTAPRTAGTYHVIATSQADTTKKATATVTVTATQPSTGKWVSGYYTGWNADLYPPEKVDFTALTHIIVGRVTPRPDGTLNTAFDNNNGPQIARTLAQRAHAAGRKAIIMVGGAGEHAGWVAAASNANRAKFVQNLLNAMDTFGYDGLDIDWEPVEAADKPNLLALVKELRAARPNMLLTFPIGWINSNFASDADPWFANLAPYLDQINIMSYEMIGPWDGWQSWYTSALYGESGNRPTSVSSSLQGWARAGIPKAKLGMGIPFYGMAWRNITGPYQNFTNWSDYVGSDNSFTYRKIQQLSASGTYRWDAVAAATYLTFNTPVEDGTVRWISYDGPQAIAAKGAYAKDQGFGGTIIWTINQGCTNPSTGANPLLDAVRDSFLR; this is encoded by the coding sequence ATGAAAAGACACTTCACGTGGTTCATGTTGGCAGTCGGTGTTCATCTCAGTGCATGTGGCAATGAATCCATCGCGGAGGGCCTGTCCCCACGGGACTTCGCGCCCGAAGACGCCGCGCCCGTCCATGCGGAAGCCGTGGCGGATGACGCGGCGACGCTCTACGAGGACGCGCTCGGGCCCGGCTGGGTGGACTGGTCCTGGGCCACCCGCAACCTCGCGGCGACTTCCCCCGTGGCCTCGGGCACGCGCGCCATCTCGGTGACGTTCGGCCCGTGGACCGGCCTCTATCTCCACCACACCGGTGTCTCCACCACCGGGCTCGAGTTCATCGAGTTCCAAGTCCACGGCGGCGCCACCACCAACCCCGCCCTCACCGCGTACGCCACCGTGGGCAACCAGGCCCGGCCCACCGTCTCCATCAACCGCTACTGCGACGGCGGCGCCATCAAGGCCGGCGCCTGGACACGCTGCCGCGTCCCCCTCACCGCGCTCAACGTCGCCAACGTCACGATGGACGGCCTCGCCATCCAGGAAGGCGCGGGCCGCAACCTGCCAGTGATGGCGTTCGACAGCCTGCGCCTGGGCTCGTCCACCCTTCCCGCGCCGGGCAACGTGAAGGCCGTGGCCTCCGCGTCGGACGTCTCCCTGACGTGGAACACCGTGAGCGGCGCCACCGGGTACCACGTCTACCGCGCCACCTCGCAGACGGGCACGTACACGAAGCGCACGACGTCACCGCTCACCAACACCACGTACCGTGACGCCGGCCTCACCGCGGGCGCGACGTACTGGTACGCCGTGACGGCGGTGAGCGGCGGCGGCGAGGGCCTCCGCTCCGCGCCCATCTCCGCCACCGTCTCGAATCCGCAGCAACAGGTCGCCATCACGGTGAGCCCCACCAGCGCGTCGCTCGCGCTCGGTGCCTCGCGAGCCTTCGCCGCCACGGTGACGGGCAGCAGCAACACCGGCGTGACGTGGTCCGTGCAGCAGGGCCCCACGGGCGGCACCATCACCAGCAGCGGCCAGTACACGGCGCCTCGGACGGCGGGCACCTACCACGTCATCGCCACCAGCCAGGCCGACACCACGAAGAAGGCGACCGCCACCGTCACCGTGACGGCGACGCAGCCGTCCACGGGCAAGTGGGTGTCCGGCTATTACACCGGCTGGAACGCCGACCTCTATCCCCCGGAGAAGGTGGACTTCACCGCGCTGACGCACATCATCGTCGGCCGCGTCACGCCCAGGCCGGACGGCACGCTGAACACGGCCTTCGACAACAACAACGGTCCGCAAATCGCGCGGACGCTCGCGCAGCGGGCACACGCCGCCGGGCGCAAGGCCATCATCATGGTGGGCGGCGCGGGTGAGCACGCGGGCTGGGTGGCCGCGGCCTCCAACGCGAACCGAGCGAAGTTCGTGCAGAACCTCCTCAACGCCATGGACACCTTCGGCTACGACGGGCTCGACATCGACTGGGAGCCCGTGGAGGCGGCGGACAAGCCGAACCTGCTCGCGCTGGTGAAGGAGCTCCGCGCGGCGCGGCCGAACATGCTGCTCACCTTCCCCATCGGGTGGATCAACAGCAACTTCGCCAGCGACGCGGACCCGTGGTTCGCCAACCTGGCGCCCTACCTGGACCAGATCAACATCATGTCCTACGAGATGATTGGCCCGTGGGACGGCTGGCAGTCCTGGTACACGTCCGCGCTCTACGGTGAGTCCGGCAACCGGCCCACGTCCGTGTCCTCCAGCCTCCAGGGCTGGGCCCGCGCGGGCATCCCCAAGGCGAAGCTGGGCATGGGCATCCCGTTCTACGGCATGGCCTGGCGCAACATCACCGGCCCCTACCAGAACTTCACGAACTGGTCCGACTACGTGGGCAGCGACAACTCGTTCACCTACAGGAAGATTCAGCAGCTCTCCGCGTCCGGAACGTACCGCTGGGACGCGGTGGCCGCGGCCACCTACCTCACCTTCAACACGCCCGTGGAGGACGGCACCGTGCGGTGGATTTCCTACGACGGTCCGCAGGCCATCGCCGCCAAGGGCGCCTACGCGAAGGACCAGGGTTTTGGTGGCACCATCATCTGGACCATCAACCAGGGCTGCACCAACCCCAGCACGGGCGCCAACCCGCTGCTGGACGCCGTGAGGGACTCCTTCCTCCGGTAG
- a CDS encoding pyridoxal phosphate-dependent aminotransferase produces the protein MSRFSARTDFARTPNPLALALERHRASGRPLRDLTESNPTRVGLPTPDAALLASDGAFTYEPEPQGLVTARQALVADFAARGARVAAEHLLLTSSTSEAYGWLFKLLCEPGDNVLVPAPCYPLFEHLARLEGVQTRSYPLPRAHGFGLDADAVGDAVDDRTRAVLVVNPGNPTGHFLHEGELAALADVCARRRLPLVCDEVFSPFAWDAGQGRVETVAGRDLPMLTFALGGLSKSAGLPGLKLAWTHVGGPAHLRDEALARLEWLADAVLPVGTPVQRALPGLLAHAPRFQAAVLERVRGNRQRLLAARPVGAPWDVVPAEGGWSAVLRIPRQPGEEATCLALLDAGVAVQPGYFYDFGGGAFLVLSLLPQPEVFAAAVEVLARTLGP, from the coding sequence GTGAGTCGTTTCTCCGCGCGGACGGACTTCGCTCGGACACCCAACCCGCTGGCGCTGGCGCTCGAACGGCACCGCGCCAGCGGCCGTCCCCTCCGGGACCTCACGGAATCCAACCCCACGCGTGTGGGGTTGCCCACGCCGGACGCGGCCCTGCTGGCCTCCGACGGCGCCTTCACCTACGAACCCGAGCCTCAAGGTCTCGTCACCGCGCGCCAGGCGCTGGTGGCGGACTTCGCCGCGCGGGGCGCCCGGGTGGCCGCCGAGCACCTGCTGCTGACCTCCAGCACCAGCGAGGCCTACGGCTGGCTCTTCAAGCTCCTGTGCGAGCCCGGGGACAACGTGCTCGTCCCGGCCCCCTGTTACCCCCTCTTCGAGCACCTCGCGCGCCTGGAAGGCGTCCAGACGCGCTCCTACCCCTTGCCGCGGGCCCACGGCTTCGGCCTGGACGCGGACGCCGTGGGCGACGCGGTGGACGACCGCACCCGCGCGGTGCTGGTGGTGAACCCCGGCAACCCCACCGGCCACTTCCTGCACGAAGGCGAGCTGGCCGCGCTGGCGGACGTCTGCGCGCGTCGGAGGTTGCCGCTCGTCTGCGACGAGGTCTTCTCGCCCTTCGCGTGGGACGCGGGGCAGGGGCGCGTGGAGACGGTGGCGGGGCGCGATTTGCCCATGCTCACCTTCGCGCTCGGGGGCCTGTCCAAGTCCGCGGGGCTGCCCGGCCTCAAGCTGGCGTGGACGCACGTGGGCGGGCCCGCGCACCTCCGTGACGAGGCGCTGGCCCGGCTGGAGTGGCTGGCGGACGCCGTCCTCCCCGTGGGCACGCCCGTGCAGCGCGCCCTGCCAGGGCTGTTGGCGCATGCGCCGCGCTTCCAGGCGGCGGTGCTGGAGCGGGTGAGGGGCAACCGCCAGCGCCTGCTCGCGGCCCGGCCCGTGGGCGCACCGTGGGACGTGGTGCCGGCGGAGGGCGGGTGGAGCGCGGTGCTGCGGATTCCGAGGCAGCCCGGCGAGGAGGCCACCTGCCTGGCCCTGCTGGACGCGGGCGTGGCGGTGCAGCCGGGCTACTTCTACGACTTCGGCGGCGGCGCCTTCCTCGTGCTGTCGCTGCTGCCACAGCCCGAGGTGTTCGCCGCCGCCGTCGAGGTGCTCGCGCGGACGCTGGGGCCCTGA
- the radA gene encoding DNA repair protein RadA, with the protein MAKAKTHYTCQACGYKTAKWLGKCPDCGAWSSLLEESDPKSDDRRPAWGASGGAARPTLLKDVSGETETRRRTGIAEFDRVLGGGVVGGSLVLLGGDPGIGKSTLLLAALDKLARHGPVLYVSGEESLRQTKMRAERLRVTGDSIHLFAETDAERVLTAAEALKPQALVVDSIQTMYLPELGNAPGSITQVREVAGRLMAYAKRSGVPTFLVGHVTKEGSIAGPRVLEHMVDTVLYFEGERGHPFRILRAHKNRFGSTNEIGVFEMKGAGLAEVPDPSALFLSERPVGKSGSVVTSTLNGTRPLLVEVQALVAPTGYGTARRTAIGVDGNRVALLAAVLEKKEEIPLVGCDLFVNVAGGMQLTEPACDLAVCAALVSSLQNRPLDPKTLVIGEVGLAGEVRAVGQVEPRLAEAAKMGFQRVVMPAGSARRLEDAGPKMKVVGVETLGDALVAMFD; encoded by the coding sequence ATGGCGAAGGCGAAGACGCACTACACCTGTCAGGCGTGTGGGTACAAAACGGCGAAGTGGCTCGGGAAGTGCCCGGACTGTGGCGCGTGGAGCTCCCTGCTGGAGGAGAGCGACCCGAAGTCGGATGACCGGCGTCCGGCGTGGGGGGCCTCGGGTGGCGCGGCGCGGCCCACGCTGCTGAAGGACGTGAGCGGCGAGACGGAGACGCGGCGCCGCACGGGCATCGCCGAGTTCGACCGGGTGCTGGGCGGCGGCGTGGTGGGCGGCTCCCTCGTGTTGCTGGGGGGTGACCCCGGTATCGGCAAGTCCACGCTGCTGCTGGCCGCGCTGGACAAGCTGGCGCGTCACGGACCGGTGCTCTACGTCTCCGGTGAAGAGAGCCTGCGGCAGACGAAGATGCGCGCCGAGCGGCTCCGCGTGACGGGCGACTCCATCCACCTGTTCGCGGAGACGGACGCGGAGCGGGTGCTGACCGCGGCGGAGGCGCTGAAGCCGCAGGCGCTGGTGGTGGACTCCATCCAGACCATGTACCTGCCGGAGCTGGGCAACGCGCCGGGCAGCATCACCCAGGTGCGCGAGGTGGCGGGCCGGCTGATGGCCTACGCGAAGCGCTCGGGCGTGCCGACGTTCCTCGTGGGCCACGTGACGAAGGAAGGCTCCATCGCGGGCCCGCGCGTGCTGGAGCACATGGTGGACACGGTCCTCTACTTCGAGGGCGAGCGTGGCCACCCGTTCCGCATCCTGCGCGCGCACAAGAACCGCTTCGGCTCCACGAACGAGATTGGCGTCTTCGAGATGAAGGGCGCGGGGCTCGCGGAGGTGCCGGACCCGTCCGCGCTGTTCCTGTCGGAGCGGCCGGTGGGCAAGTCGGGCAGCGTCGTGACCAGCACGCTCAACGGCACGCGCCCGCTGCTGGTGGAGGTGCAGGCGCTGGTGGCGCCCACGGGTTACGGCACCGCACGGCGCACGGCCATTGGCGTGGACGGCAACCGCGTGGCGCTGCTGGCCGCGGTGCTGGAGAAGAAGGAGGAGATTCCGCTGGTGGGCTGCGACCTGTTCGTCAACGTGGCGGGCGGCATGCAGCTCACGGAGCCGGCATGTGACCTCGCGGTGTGCGCGGCGTTGGTGAGCAGCCTGCAGAACCGGCCGTTGGACCCGAAGACGCTGGTGATTGGCGAAGTGGGCCTCGCGGGAGAGGTGCGCGCGGTGGGGCAAGTGGAGCCCCGGCTGGCGGAAGCCGCGAAGATGGGCTTCCAGCGCGTGGTGATGCCCGCGGGCAGCGCGCGGCGGCTGGAGGACGCGGGCCCGAAGATGAAGGTCGTCGGCGTGGAGACGCTCGGCGACGCGCTGGTCGCGATGTTCGACTGA
- the bioD gene encoding dethiobiotin synthase — MADTRKPFQIFVTGTDTGVGKTQASCALLSLLADAGLRPEGFKPYESGCASLRAPADALALREAAGSSLSVDAVCPHRFRLPVAPGVAASRLGREPDWDVTLAAWRRLRGGTAVVEGAGGLFVPLDSKHDIIDLIATLRLPVLLVARAGLGTLNHTALSLQALAARRIAVRAVLLSRGTSAKDVSERDNRRILEARHGVPVLGPVPFLPDARRRHAAFRRALRPLLP; from the coding sequence GTGGCTGACACGCGCAAGCCGTTCCAGATTTTCGTCACCGGCACGGACACGGGCGTGGGGAAGACGCAGGCGTCGTGCGCGCTCTTGTCGCTGCTGGCGGACGCGGGGCTGCGGCCGGAGGGCTTCAAGCCCTACGAGAGCGGCTGCGCCTCCCTGCGCGCGCCCGCGGACGCGCTGGCCCTGCGGGAGGCGGCGGGCAGCTCGCTGAGCGTGGACGCCGTATGTCCCCACCGGTTCCGCCTGCCCGTGGCGCCGGGCGTGGCCGCCAGCCGCCTGGGCCGCGAGCCCGACTGGGACGTCACGCTGGCCGCGTGGCGGCGGCTGCGCGGCGGCACCGCGGTGGTGGAGGGGGCAGGGGGCTTGTTCGTGCCGCTGGATTCGAAGCACGACATCATCGACCTCATCGCCACCTTGCGCCTGCCCGTGCTGCTGGTGGCGCGCGCGGGGCTGGGCACGCTCAACCACACCGCGCTGTCGCTCCAGGCGTTGGCCGCGCGCCGCATTGCCGTGCGCGCCGTGCTGCTGTCGCGCGGGACGTCCGCGAAGGATGTTTCGGAGCGAGACAACCGGCGCATCCTGGAGGCGCGTCACGGCGTCCCGGTGTTGGGACCGGTGCCCTTCCTGCCCGATGCGCGGCGGCGCCACGCCGCGTTCCGCCGCGCGCTGCGGCCGCTGCTGCCCTGA
- a CDS encoding sensor histidine kinase, with protein MPSGDRQNSRWRDALGSLSARLLVAFLVPTLLFVAVAGTAVYQLARSILEEELGTSLSAIAAATATQVHGERLLTIEPGDDVTGTRTWRNFVRMFESVAEASGVRRVYAVDTQGRVRVDVGGTLPVGTEMPELARDRLELTRVFSGERAASQVLFTGSDGRLYKTGYAPIEYEGSVVGAVGVEGSAAFFGSLQQLSRTFVTMGAVALGALAFIAVVTARGLARPLRRLMVSALRIGRGDLTTPVPPEPTLEIGVLARELEDMRGALESRDRQLKMMLAGVAHEVRNPIGGIALFSGILKEDLQAGAHDEAGAHVERIQREVAYLQRIVEDFLAFAREQPLARAPVEAPSLLSIACELMAAEASARDVAVDIDAAPAVLEADGSLLTAALVNLVKNAVQASPQGGRVRVSGTAHGGQYTIQVRDAGPGVPAPEHERIFEPFFTTREKGTGLGLPLARKIALAHGGMLSLTSAPGDTRFTLTLPLGAAPSGVTPPR; from the coding sequence ATGCCCTCCGGTGACCGGCAAAACTCGCGATGGCGTGACGCGTTGGGCTCGCTCTCCGCGCGGCTGCTGGTGGCATTCCTGGTGCCCACCCTGCTCTTCGTCGCGGTGGCGGGCACGGCCGTGTACCAGCTCGCGCGGTCCATCCTGGAGGAGGAGCTAGGGACCAGCCTCAGCGCCATCGCCGCCGCCACCGCCACCCAGGTCCACGGAGAACGGCTGCTCACCATCGAGCCGGGCGACGACGTCACCGGCACCCGCACGTGGCGGAATTTCGTCCGCATGTTCGAAAGCGTCGCGGAGGCCAGCGGCGTGCGCCGCGTCTACGCCGTGGACACGCAGGGCCGCGTGCGCGTGGACGTGGGAGGCACGCTGCCCGTGGGCACGGAGATGCCGGAGCTAGCGCGCGACCGGCTGGAGCTCACCCGCGTCTTCTCCGGCGAACGCGCCGCCAGTCAGGTGCTCTTCACCGGCTCGGATGGGCGCCTCTACAAGACGGGCTACGCCCCCATTGAATACGAAGGAAGCGTGGTGGGCGCCGTGGGCGTGGAAGGCAGCGCGGCCTTCTTCGGTTCGCTCCAGCAACTGTCCCGCACCTTCGTCACCATGGGCGCGGTGGCGCTGGGTGCGCTCGCCTTCATCGCAGTGGTGACGGCCAGAGGCCTCGCCCGGCCGCTGCGGCGCTTGATGGTGTCCGCGCTGCGAATCGGCCGGGGCGACCTGACGACGCCCGTTCCCCCGGAGCCCACATTGGAAATCGGTGTCCTCGCGCGCGAGTTGGAGGACATGCGCGGCGCATTGGAGAGCCGGGACCGGCAACTCAAGATGATGCTCGCGGGCGTCGCGCACGAGGTGCGCAACCCCATTGGAGGCATCGCCCTCTTCTCCGGCATCCTGAAGGAAGACCTGCAAGCCGGCGCACACGACGAGGCCGGCGCGCACGTGGAGCGCATCCAGCGCGAGGTGGCCTACCTCCAGCGCATCGTCGAGGACTTCCTCGCCTTCGCCCGAGAGCAGCCCCTGGCCCGAGCGCCGGTAGAGGCCCCCTCCCTGCTCTCCATCGCCTGCGAGCTGATGGCCGCCGAAGCCAGCGCCCGCGACGTCGCCGTGGACATCGACGCCGCGCCCGCGGTGCTGGAAGCGGACGGCAGCCTGTTGACCGCCGCGCTGGTGAACCTGGTGAAGAACGCGGTGCAAGCCTCGCCCCAGGGAGGCCGCGTGCGGGTGTCTGGCACGGCGCACGGCGGCCAGTACACCATCCAGGTCCGCGACGCCGGACCCGGGGTGCCCGCCCCGGAGCACGAACGCATCTTCGAGCCCTTCTTCACCACGCGCGAGAAGGGCACCGGCCTGGGCCTCCCGCTGGCGCGCAAGATTGCCCTCGCGCATGGTGGCATGTTGAGCCTGACCTCCGCGCCCGGCGACACGCGTTTCACACTCACGCTGCCCCTGGGCGCGGCGCCCTCGGGCGTCACCCCGCCGCGTTGA
- the bioF gene encoding 8-amino-7-oxononanoate synthase gives MTDDTVAAAWAREDLEALSERGLRRYLEPLDSPQGPVVRVGGETLVNFSSNDYLGLASSPTVRAAALAAVERYGVGTGASRLVVGDTAAHHRLEARLAAFERAEAVRLFNSGYAANTGIIPALVGPGDSVFSDALNHASLVDGCRLSRARVCVYPHADVEALERALAETPARRKLVVTDTVFSMDGDTAPLRDIVAACRAHGAALMVDEAHATGVLGARGAGLCDELGLEDAVDLRMGTLSKALGVMGAYVATSRAVADLLVSRARPFVFSTALPAHLCAAAEAAVDAVEGDPPLRERLWRNIRRFAEGLRSLGLQAEPRSAVFPVILGEPERALDAARRLREAGVLVKAIRPPTVPEGTSRLRFCLSASHTVGHVDLALEALRGVGVHRG, from the coding sequence GTGACTGATGACACCGTCGCGGCGGCGTGGGCCCGGGAGGATTTGGAGGCCCTGTCCGAGCGCGGTCTGCGCCGGTACCTGGAGCCCCTGGATTCACCCCAGGGGCCCGTGGTCCGCGTGGGGGGCGAGACGCTCGTCAACTTCTCGTCCAACGACTACCTGGGACTGGCCTCGTCGCCCACCGTGCGCGCCGCGGCCCTGGCGGCGGTGGAGCGCTACGGTGTGGGCACCGGCGCCAGTCGTTTGGTGGTGGGAGACACCGCCGCGCACCATCGGCTGGAGGCCCGCCTGGCCGCCTTCGAGCGCGCCGAGGCCGTGCGCCTGTTCAACAGCGGCTATGCCGCGAACACCGGCATCATCCCCGCGCTGGTGGGGCCCGGAGACTCTGTCTTCTCCGACGCGCTCAACCACGCCTCGCTCGTGGATGGCTGCCGCCTGTCCCGCGCCCGCGTCTGCGTCTATCCCCACGCGGACGTGGAGGCGCTGGAGCGCGCGCTCGCGGAGACCCCCGCCCGGCGCAAGCTGGTGGTGACGGACACCGTCTTCTCCATGGATGGAGACACCGCGCCGCTGCGCGACATCGTCGCCGCGTGCCGTGCCCACGGCGCCGCGCTGATGGTGGACGAGGCGCATGCCACCGGCGTGCTGGGCGCGCGGGGCGCGGGCCTCTGCGACGAGCTGGGCCTGGAGGACGCGGTGGACCTGCGCATGGGGACCTTGAGCAAGGCCCTGGGCGTCATGGGGGCGTACGTGGCCACCTCGCGCGCGGTGGCGGACCTGTTGGTGTCGCGGGCGCGGCCCTTCGTGTTCTCCACGGCGTTGCCCGCGCACCTGTGCGCCGCCGCCGAGGCCGCCGTGGACGCGGTGGAAGGGGACCCGCCGCTGCGGGAGCGGCTGTGGCGCAACATCCGCCGCTTCGCGGAGGGCCTGCGGAGCCTGGGCTTGCAGGCCGAGCCGCGCAGCGCCGTGTTCCCCGTCATCCTCGGCGAGCCCGAGCGTGCCCTGGACGCCGCGAGGCGCCTGCGCGAGGCGGGGGTGTTGGTGAAGGCCATCCGTCCGCCCACCGTTCCGGAGGGCACCAGCCGCCTGCGCTTCTGCCTGTCCGCGTCCCACACCGTGGGCCACGTGGACCTGGCGCTGGAGGCGCTGCGCGGCGTGGGAGTCCACCGTGGCTGA